The Sandaracinaceae bacterium genome includes a window with the following:
- the secE gene encoding preprotein translocase subunit SecE — protein sequence MSDEELEFEEAKTLGMERWVQFAFVVIAILTFYLSDKLISFVWGYFAEPEGTLVSGVAAIIGILTGFLLYRHPKVRPLADEVAGELSKVTWPTRQETWRNTIVVIITSIIAAAYLGIFDSIWSAFTDLIYSTS from the coding sequence ATGTCGGACGAAGAACTCGAATTCGAAGAAGCGAAGACGCTCGGAATGGAGCGGTGGGTGCAGTTCGCCTTCGTGGTGATCGCCATCCTCACCTTCTACCTGAGTGACAAGCTCATCAGCTTCGTCTGGGGATACTTCGCGGAGCCCGAGGGCACGCTCGTCTCCGGCGTCGCCGCCATCATCGGTATCCTCACGGGTTTCCTGCTGTACCGTCACCCGAAGGTCCGGCCCCTCGCCGACGAGGTGGCGGGAGAGCTGTCGAAGGTGACCTGGCCCACCCGTCAGGAGACCTGGCGGAACACCATCGTCGTGATCATCACGTCGATCATCGCCGCCGCGTATCTCGGCATCTTCGACTCCATCTGGTCCGCGTTCACGGACCTCATCTACTCGACGAGCTAG
- the nusG gene encoding transcription termination/antitermination protein NusG, producing the protein MGKKWYVVQAYSGYESKVKLSLEERIRQAGAEESFGEILIPKENVTENRPTGRRVTSRTFYPGYIFVNMDLTDGTWHLVKDTPKVSGFVGGRHPAPVPESEINAITQQVAEGAARPKPRVVFEAGDHVRVIDGAFANFTGTVEEVNPDKQKVKVLVSIFGRATPVELDYGQVEKTV; encoded by the coding sequence ATGGGAAAGAAGTGGTACGTAGTCCAGGCCTACTCCGGCTACGAGAGCAAAGTGAAGCTCTCGTTGGAGGAGAGGATCCGTCAGGCGGGGGCCGAAGAGTCCTTCGGTGAGATCCTGATCCCGAAGGAGAACGTGACGGAGAACCGGCCCACCGGCCGCCGCGTCACGAGCCGGACGTTCTACCCCGGCTACATCTTCGTCAACATGGACCTGACCGACGGCACCTGGCATCTCGTCAAGGACACCCCGAAGGTCAGCGGCTTCGTGGGCGGACGCCACCCGGCGCCGGTCCCGGAGTCGGAGATCAACGCCATCACCCAGCAGGTCGCGGAGGGCGCCGCGCGTCCCAAGCCGCGCGTGGTGTTCGAGGCGGGCGACCACGTCCGCGTCATCGACGGGGCGTTCGCGAACTTCACGGGGACGGTCGAAGAGGTCAACCCCGACAAGCAGAAGGTCAAGGTCCTCGTCAGCATCTTTGGTCGAGCCACCCCGGTGGAGCTCGACTACGGCCAGGTCGAGAAGACGGTCTGA